In Methanobacterium paludis, the following proteins share a genomic window:
- a CDS encoding DUF4352 domain-containing protein, with the protein MSNNISRNKILLGVGVLIVILVVIFAFFAFAKVDAAVTVNSAFCVNQIIDKQPANGKFLIMNVTVKNNGKDPLTVSTDQFAPMANGKPITKYSLFSGQGTDLQKQVTIPGGASKDITVVFDIGNQTPDSLEFFGPISWAPTYKNTSKIAEVSPTAMFEGQNGTGAMTMKMNASISNMKITMEMNSTDNSTVQKTDDPNKMKTITTTNDATSTNVAGQQNNQNNTDTVTSITDITTGLDEDGSPDILPKNITKPGDSLATSNGTFTLKDSETIDVMGKKIECWALTGQFESSGLKLNATMYFDKTTRTVVKAAIPEQSLTVSSIPFTVKGEADITSTNMPLIGVA; encoded by the coding sequence ATGTCAAATAATATATCAAGAAATAAAATTTTACTGGGAGTGGGAGTTTTAATTGTAATTCTAGTTGTAATTTTTGCTTTTTTCGCTTTCGCCAAGGTAGATGCCGCAGTGACTGTTAACTCTGCATTTTGTGTTAATCAGATCATTGATAAGCAACCAGCCAACGGCAAGTTCCTTATTATGAATGTTACGGTGAAAAACAATGGAAAGGATCCATTAACAGTTTCCACAGACCAGTTTGCTCCAATGGCAAATGGTAAACCAATTACGAAATATTCTTTATTCTCTGGACAAGGCACTGACCTTCAAAAACAGGTAACAATACCTGGAGGGGCAAGTAAAGATATTACCGTTGTTTTTGACATTGGGAACCAGACACCGGATTCACTTGAATTCTTTGGCCCAATATCATGGGCTCCAACCTACAAAAATACCAGTAAAATCGCAGAGGTGTCACCTACTGCAATGTTCGAAGGCCAGAACGGTACAGGTGCAATGACTATGAAAATGAACGCATCTATTAGTAACATGAAGATAACAATGGAAATGAACTCTACAGATAACAGTACCGTCCAAAAAACAGATGACCCTAACAAAATGAAAACAATAACAACTACAAATGATGCTACAAGTACAAATGTTGCTGGACAGCAAAATAATCAGAACAACACCGATACTGTGACCAGTATAACAGATATTACAACAGGACTGGATGAAGATGGAAGCCCAGATATTCTACCTAAAAACATAACAAAACCTGGAGACTCACTTGCCACTTCAAATGGAACTTTTACACTAAAAGACTCCGAAACAATAGATGTTATGGGTAAAAAAATTGAATGCTGGGCACTAACGGGACAGTTTGAATCTTCGGGTCTAAAACTCAATGCAACAATGTACTTTGACAAAACTACAAGAACTGTAGTAAAAGCAGCAATTCCTGAACAGTCTTTAACTGTATCATCGATACCATTCACAGTAAAAGGTGAAGCAGATATTACAAGCACCAACATGCCCTTAATAGGAGTAGCATAG
- a CDS encoding zinc ribbon domain-containing protein yields MPLKCPKCGNYLDDDETVCPNCGEEEGFEDREYCGLDQDESVFADYDDDIYSCEYEDLKELNEDLDDFEEDGLEDDHHKGYDSLKKVTASGAAVQNSKKN; encoded by the coding sequence ATGCCATTAAAATGTCCAAAATGTGGTAATTACCTAGATGATGATGAAACAGTCTGTCCAAACTGTGGGGAAGAAGAAGGATTTGAAGACCGAGAGTACTGTGGCTTAGATCAAGATGAATCAGTTTTCGCGGATTACGATGATGATATTTATAGCTGCGAATACGAAGATTTAAAGGAATTAAATGAAGATCTAGATGATTTTGAGGAAGATGGTCTTGAAGATGACCACCATAAAGGCTATGATTCCTTAAAAAAAGTTACAGCTTCGGGTGCTGCTGTGCAGAATTCTAAAAAGAATTAA
- a CDS encoding cyclase — MTYVLVIHKVKDYAKWKPVYDEDGATRKAKGSKGSSLFRNANDPNHLIVLTEFEDMEKAKSFVESEDLKIAMQKAGVAGRPAVFYLEKLAKSTY; from the coding sequence ATGACTTACGTTTTGGTTATACATAAAGTCAAGGACTATGCCAAGTGGAAGCCAGTATATGATGAAGATGGCGCTACACGAAAGGCCAAAGGTTCTAAGGGTTCTTCTCTCTTTCGCAATGCGAATGATCCTAACCATCTAATAGTCCTAACCGAGTTTGAAGATATGGAAAAGGCTAAAAGTTTTGTTGAGTCTGAAGATCTGAAAATTGCAATGCAAAAGGCCGGTGTTGCTGGCCGACCAGCCGTATTTTACCTGGAAAAACTTGCAAAATCCACATACTGA
- a CDS encoding 3'-5' exoribonuclease YhaM family protein, translated as MFKKSEEDFVENINERRRIRSQFVVADKIIKTAKSGRKYIDVRLSDKTGEIVGRMFPEEGVEVTFEPINPGKIHRVLGNVNEYPQGSGRFNIIVNVIKELSEEEYDIDDFIRTSDKDKDQLINEVETTIKEIENKDLKKLLDAFFSDEKFAEEFYNAPSAKVYHHNYVGGLLEHTAEVLRICKTTCEIFPELDKDLLYTGAILHDVGKLETYDYDLVRIEFSEEGKLLDHLFISCDMVKDKIREIEMPKELATQLLHIILSHHGDVKNGWGSPVSPKTPEAVALHHADNLDAKVKGMLQKM; from the coding sequence ATGTTCAAAAAATCAGAAGAAGACTTTGTAGAAAACATTAATGAAAGAAGAAGAATCAGATCTCAGTTCGTAGTTGCTGATAAAATAATAAAAACAGCTAAATCAGGCCGTAAATACATAGATGTGAGACTTTCAGATAAAACAGGTGAAATAGTGGGTCGTATGTTTCCTGAAGAGGGTGTTGAGGTCACTTTTGAACCCATAAATCCTGGAAAGATCCACAGGGTACTTGGAAACGTGAACGAATACCCTCAAGGTTCTGGAAGATTCAACATCATAGTAAACGTTATTAAAGAGCTCTCAGAAGAAGAATACGACATAGACGACTTTATAAGAACCTCCGATAAGGATAAAGACCAGCTCATCAACGAAGTAGAGACCACGATAAAGGAAATTGAAAACAAAGATCTGAAAAAGCTTCTGGATGCATTTTTCTCGGATGAAAAATTTGCAGAGGAATTTTACAATGCACCTTCTGCAAAGGTTTACCACCACAACTACGTTGGGGGATTATTGGAACACACAGCTGAAGTTTTAAGGATATGCAAAACAACCTGTGAAATATTCCCAGAACTTGATAAGGACCTTCTATACACCGGGGCAATACTCCACGATGTTGGTAAATTAGAGACGTATGATTACGATCTGGTCAGAATCGAATTCTCAGAAGAGGGAAAACTCCTTGATCACCTATTTATCTCCTGTGATATGGTTAAAGACAAAATAAGAGAAATAGAAATGCCGAAGGAACTGGCAACACAGCTCTTGCATATCATTTTAAGCCATCACGGGGATGTGAAGAATGGATGGGGTTCTCCAGTCAGTCCAAAAACACCTGAAGCTGTGGCTTTACACCATGCAGATAACCTGGATGCGAAGGTTAAGGGGATGCTGCAGAAGATGTGA
- a CDS encoding NAD(P)H-dependent oxidoreductase has protein sequence MNVLIVLAHPEPKSLNGYLKDFAVETLTAKGDEVKVSDLFAMKFKAVLDQDDFKDRMDPDVFVPIVEQYNAVKTGKLPGDVAAEMEKVKWADLIIFQFPVWWSSFPAILKGWIDRVFANGFVFDAAEGKMYDEGSLKGKKALISFTTGTPRGMYTSKGPHGDIITLLKVITHNTLEAVGLEVLPLFGIFGPEMMEKDEVKKEINRYKSILESL, from the coding sequence ATGAACGTGTTAATTGTACTTGCTCATCCTGAACCAAAATCCTTGAATGGATATTTGAAAGATTTTGCAGTAGAAACCCTGACTGCAAAGGGTGATGAAGTTAAAGTATCAGATCTTTTCGCTATGAAATTCAAAGCCGTATTAGATCAGGATGATTTCAAAGATCGGATGGATCCAGACGTATTTGTCCCAATTGTAGAACAGTACAATGCCGTGAAAACAGGGAAACTACCAGGAGATGTGGCAGCAGAAATGGAAAAAGTGAAATGGGCAGATTTAATCATTTTCCAATTCCCAGTATGGTGGAGTTCTTTCCCGGCCATACTTAAAGGTTGGATTGACAGGGTTTTTGCCAATGGATTCGTTTTTGATGCAGCGGAAGGTAAAATGTACGATGAAGGATCATTAAAAGGTAAAAAAGCTCTGATTTCATTTACTACTGGTACTCCCAGGGGTATGTACACGTCTAAAGGACCTCATGGAGACATAATAACCCTTCTAAAAGTCATAACTCATAATACACTTGAAGCTGTGGGTTTAGAAGTGCTTCCTTTATTTGGAATATTTGGCCCTGAAATGATGGAAAAAGATGAAGTAAAAAAAGAAATTAACCGTTATAAAAGCATATTAGAATCTCTTTAG
- a CDS encoding nucleoside triphosphate pyrophosphohydrolase family protein has translation MMKDGDRKQVIDRVCRSVLERNSLDDQIIVLIEEMGDLISNLCRYKLEGKLNANEPGLDVSIMEEMAKVKIRIRQLELTFECEKDVKKAMEDKAKEIGEGMGLKF, from the coding sequence ATGATGAAAGATGGAGATAGGAAACAGGTTATAGATAGAGTTTGCAGGAGTGTACTTGAAAGAAACAGTTTGGATGATCAGATCATAGTTTTAATTGAGGAAATGGGAGACCTCATATCCAATCTTTGTAGGTACAAACTTGAAGGAAAACTCAATGCAAATGAACCAGGTCTTGATGTATCCATCATGGAAGAAATGGCAAAGGTTAAAATAAGGATAAGGCAGTTGGAACTGACCTTTGAATGCGAAAAAGATGTGAAAAAAGCCATGGAAGATAAAGCTAAAGAGATTGGCGAAGGAATGGGCTTAAAATTTTAA